A genomic segment from Nitratiruptor sp. YY08-10 encodes:
- a CDS encoding DUF6471 domain-containing protein has translation MKEKAKNLLKSELVKRGLKYSDLAFLMKQKQYNENADAIRTKINRGTFSFEFFLKVLDAMDAELIVKDKDKKDPG, from the coding sequence ATGAAAGAAAAAGCAAAAAATTTGCTAAAAAGCGAGCTTGTAAAAAGAGGATTAAAATATTCCGATCTTGCATTTCTTATGAAACAAAAACAGTATAATGAAAATGCGGATGCAATAAGGACAAAAATAAACAGAGGTACTTTTTCGTTCGAATTTTTTTTAAAAGTTCTTGATGCTATGGATGCGGAGCTTATTGTAAAAGACAAAGATAAAAAAGATCCTGGTTAA